A portion of the Tenacibaculum todarodis genome contains these proteins:
- a CDS encoding AAA family ATPase, protein MSGFKLLAIRPLKGCLPAYRKVLKEDKLYSFYQDYKFHYQGNDITKKVINITFNSNIPDNFYFVKDNDKRENDLKINISAVVGKNGSGKSSLLDLFYFFLYVLSIKHNIIDTSSGNEMIDFYGFNCEIYYETKKGIFKSKIDRNEDQFYSLISGSWREELIDFSDFFYSIALNYSMYGLNSDGNAWYRSLFHKNDGYQTPLVINPYRNEGIINVNSELHLSQSRTLLNLSLLKDDNPIIVNDKRISEIEFVMDFAKNDKIVINNYKAYPFWDIMEECEKKEEIGFLKLFNLIAKEMIGYEMNIYESEELRESLQRDKKYEPNIIKYYENLEKTVNYSEVKFQLVKYVINKFFKICLSNPLEYDLFIKIDKDQGFNIFLLSDIRNAIKKINKDRSHITLKLIQALYSVKDDYYKFIDTFNRIKTNDVDKMSNYSFNIKWKKIKTIINNSLILNGKKLNDKLEVIPSAFVKPILKVAGNNIYDYKFLSSGEQQLSNTLQTISYHLNNINSVHYSSSDFKKNYPYVNILLDEIELYFHPDFQRKFISNLLKMLETLSIEKIDSINFIFFTHSPFILSDIPSSNILRLNAGEPDSFKESEKTFGANIHELLNHSFFMRTTVGEFSKEKINQFIKKLNDTIKNRNDEKPRLLKRSIKELEALGGQAFIELIGDSLVKDKLLQMYFLATEKNDKEGLKKYYLSKLENLN, encoded by the coding sequence ATGAGTGGATTTAAGTTGCTAGCGATACGACCCTTGAAAGGATGTCTCCCAGCATACAGAAAAGTGTTAAAAGAAGATAAATTATATTCTTTTTATCAAGATTACAAATTTCATTATCAAGGTAATGATATTACTAAAAAGGTTATAAATATAACTTTTAATTCAAATATACCTGATAATTTTTATTTTGTAAAAGATAATGATAAAAGAGAAAATGATTTAAAAATCAACATATCTGCAGTAGTGGGTAAGAATGGAAGTGGAAAAAGTAGTTTGTTAGATCTTTTTTATTTTTTTTTATATGTCCTATCTATAAAGCATAATATTATTGATACTTCTTCAGGAAATGAAATGATAGACTTTTACGGTTTTAACTGCGAGATTTATTATGAAACTAAAAAAGGAATTTTTAAATCTAAAATAGACCGTAATGAGGATCAATTCTATTCTTTAATAAGTGGTAGTTGGAGGGAAGAATTAATTGATTTTTCAGACTTCTTTTATTCTATTGCTTTAAATTATTCTATGTATGGTTTAAATAGTGATGGGAATGCGTGGTACAGATCTTTGTTTCATAAAAACGACGGATACCAAACACCTCTGGTAATTAACCCATATAGGAATGAGGGGATTATTAATGTTAACTCTGAACTTCATTTATCTCAATCTAGAACTTTACTTAACCTTTCACTATTAAAAGACGATAATCCAATAATTGTTAATGATAAAAGGATTAGTGAAATTGAGTTTGTTATGGATTTTGCGAAAAATGATAAAATAGTAATTAATAATTACAAAGCATATCCATTTTGGGATATCATGGAAGAGTGTGAAAAAAAAGAAGAAATTGGTTTTTTAAAATTATTTAACCTTATAGCCAAAGAAATGATTGGCTATGAAATGAATATTTACGAATCAGAAGAATTGAGAGAAAGTCTGCAAAGAGATAAAAAATATGAACCTAATATAATTAAGTATTATGAAAATCTTGAGAAAACGGTTAATTATAGTGAAGTAAAATTTCAGTTAGTAAAATATGTTATTAATAAATTTTTTAAAATATGCTTAAGTAATCCTTTAGAATATGATCTTTTTATAAAAATTGACAAAGACCAAGGCTTTAATATTTTTCTTTTAAGCGATATAAGGAATGCAATAAAAAAAATAAATAAAGACAGGAGTCATATAACTTTAAAGTTAATACAGGCTCTTTACTCTGTAAAAGACGACTATTATAAATTTATTGATACCTTTAATAGAATAAAAACTAATGACGTAGACAAAATGTCAAACTACAGTTTTAATATTAAGTGGAAAAAAATAAAAACAATAATTAATAACTCATTAATATTAAATGGTAAAAAACTAAATGATAAATTAGAAGTAATTCCGAGTGCTTTTGTTAAGCCGATATTAAAAGTAGCAGGAAATAATATTTACGATTATAAATTTTTAAGTTCAGGTGAACAACAATTATCCAATACTCTTCAAACTATTTCATATCACTTAAATAATATCAATTCAGTACATTATTCAAGTTCAGATTTTAAAAAAAACTATCCTTACGTCAATATTTTATTAGATGAAATTGAATTATATTTTCATCCAGATTTTCAAAGAAAATTTATTTCTAATTTACTAAAAATGCTAGAAACATTAAGTATCGAAAAAATAGATTCAATTAATTTTATATTTTTCACACACTCTCCCTTTATATTGTCCGACATACCTTCAAGTAATATCCTAAGATTAAATGCAGGAGAACCAGATTCATTTAAAGAGTCTGAAAAAACATTTGGGGCTAATATTCATGAATTATTAAATCACAGTTTTTTTATGAGAACTACTGTAGGTGAGTTTTCTAAAGAAAAAATTAATCAATTTATAAAAAAACTAAATGACACAATTAAGAATAGAAACGATGAAAAACCACGACTATTAAAAAGATCTATTAAAGAATTAGAAGCTTTGGGAGGTCAAGCATTTATTGAATTAATTGGTGATTCACTTGTTAAAGACAAATTGCTTCAAATGTATTTTCTTGCAACCGAAAAGAATGATAAAGAGGGATTGAAAAAGTATTACCTAAGTAAATTAGAAAACCTAAATTAA